Proteins encoded within one genomic window of Carassius carassius chromosome 22, fCarCar2.1, whole genome shotgun sequence:
- the pnpla3 gene encoding patatin-like phospholipase domain containing 3, with product MFDLKGGWNLSFAGCGFLGIYHIGVASCFLEQAPYLIRGATKIYGASAGALTASVLTTEACLEKCCEGVIGVAKEARKRNLGPFHPTFNIVKVIRGGLYRDLPSNAHMLASGRLCVSLTRVMDGQNALVSDFSSKDELIQALICSCFIPVYCGLIPPAFRGVRYVDGGISDNLPQSELKNTITVSPFSGESDICPKDNSTSFHELRFTNTSIQVNLDNMYRLSKALFPPEPKVLAEMCQSGYKDALRFLQENNLLQAACPRADMALIQTTPTCCSPCTRNPVKMETRKEWVLRRLRLLRKHHWWLDEQLVNNLPTPIKKVFCDACREKHGLLAQVTGLLPMRVASYMLMPYTLPVESVYSAAQRFWEWIPEVPADVRWLAEVAGGVYRQAWKGAVSEMSSGAPLRRCMSEPPVVDLQMPVANCNEHIPHSASNLDSCNWTYPGDFSAASVDSLDSPIDTGTSPRQMCFFVGAQSNHEKQMDQCRTFSA from the exons ATGTTTGATTTAAAGGGTGGGTGGAATCTCTCGTTCGCTGGATGCGGGTTTTTAGGGATCTATCACATCGGTGTCGCGAGCTGTTTCCTGGAGCAAGCACCGTATCTCATCCGCGGGGCTACCAAGATCTACGGAGCCTCCGCAGGGGCTCTCACTGCCTCCGTGCTCACTACCGAGGCATGTTTAG AGAAATGTTGTGAAGGCGTCATCGGTGTTGCCAAGGAGGCACGGAAGCGTAATCTGGGCCCTTTCCACCCAACATTCAACATAGTCAAGGTGATACGTGGAGGCCTGTATCGCGACCTGCCATCCAATGCACACATGCTGGCCTCTGGTCGTCTGTGTGTGTCCCTCACACGTGTCATGGACGGGCAAAACGCTCTGGTGTCAGACTTCAGCTCCAAAGATGAACTCATCCAG GCTCTTATTTGCAGCTGTTTCATTCCTGTATATTGTGGTTTAATCCCTCCTGCCTTCCGTGGTGTG CGTTATGTGGATGGTGGGATCAGTGATAATCTGCCCCAGTCCGAGCTGAAAAACACCATCACCGTTTCTCCATTCTCAGGAGAGAGTGACATCTGTCCGAAAGACAATTCAACCAGCTTCCACGAACTGCGTTTCACAAACACCAGCATACAAGTCAATCTAGACAACATGTACAGACTGAGTAAAGCTTTGTTTCCCCCAGAGCCTAAA GTGCTGGCAGAAATGTGTCAAAGTGGATATAAAGATGCCCTCCGATTTCTCCAGGAAAACA ATTTGCTACAGGCGGCATGTCCAAGAGCAGACATGGCTCTGATTCAGACCACGCCCACCTGCTGCAGCCCATGCACCAGGAATCCAGTCAAGATGGAAACCAGAAAAGAGTGGGTGCTGCGGAGACTCCGCCTTTTGAGAAAACACCACTGGTGGTTAGATGAGCAGCTTGTCAATAACCTGCCAACCCCCATTAAGAAAG TTTTTTGCGACGCCTGCAGAGAAAAGCACGGTCTGCTGGCACAGGTGACTGGTTTGCTGCCAATGCGTGTGGCGTCCTACATGCTGATGCCGTACACGCTGCCAGTGGAGTCAGTGTACTCTGCAGCACAGCG GTTTTGGGAATGGATCCCAGAAGTCCCTGCAGATGTGCGCTGGCTTGCTGAGGTAGCAGGCGGTGTTTATAGACAGGCATGGAAAGGTGCCGTGTCCGAGATGAGCAG CGGTGCCCCCTTGAGAAGATGTATGAGTGAGCCGCCAGTGGTAGATTTACAGATGCCTGTCGCAAACTGCAATGAACACATACCTCATTCTGCCAGCAACCTTGATAGTTGCAACTGGACTTATCCAGGTGACTTCAGTGCAGCTTCTGTCGACTCACTGGACAGTCCTATCGACACCGGCACCTCCCCTAGGCAGATGTGCTTTTTTGTTGGCGCACAAAGTAATCATGAGAAGCAAATGGACCAATGCAGGACCTTTTCAGCTTAA